In the Nitrospirales bacterium LBB_01 genome, one interval contains:
- a CDS encoding putative toxin-antitoxin system toxin component, PIN family, which translates to MLKVVLDANIFISAMITAKGNPAKIIDLIRVQEIELVLSLSILEEIKRVLLYPHLQKIHKRGQNTMDDLNEIAAVATFTKDTSPPLDIIKNDPSDNKYLACAMEGGADFIISGDNHLLDLKNFHGIEIVKPEVFLYRLTLI; encoded by the coding sequence ATGTTGAAAGTTGTTTTAGATGCCAACATTTTCATTAGCGCTATGATAACCGCTAAAGGCAATCCTGCTAAAATCATTGACCTGATAAGAGTACAAGAAATAGAGCTTGTTCTTTCGCTCTCTATTTTAGAAGAGATAAAGAGGGTTTTACTTTATCCGCATCTGCAAAAAATTCATAAACGCGGACAAAATACTATGGATGACTTAAATGAGATTGCAGCTGTTGCAACATTTACAAAGGATACTTCACCGCCACTGGATATTATTAAAAACGACCCTTCAGACAATAAATACCTTGCTTGCGCTATGGAGGGAGGAGCAGATTTTATTATTTCCGGAGACAACCATCTTTTGGATTTAAAAAATTTTCATGGAATAGAGATTGTAAAACCAGAGGTGTTTTTATATCGCTTGACCTTGATTTGA
- a CDS encoding type II toxin-antitoxin system prevent-host-death family antitoxin yields MLRKISAMTARRQFGQIMNEVSLKEDDYIIERAGKPLVAIVAIDKYEWMRQEKERARNKFFKMVDEIRETTKDIPLDVIETAVDEAIKAVRKEEINAA; encoded by the coding sequence ATGTTAAGAAAAATATCGGCAATGACAGCCCGCCGTCAATTTGGGCAGATTATGAACGAGGTGTCTTTAAAAGAAGACGACTATATTATTGAGCGTGCCGGAAAACCGCTTGTAGCCATAGTAGCAATAGATAAGTATGAGTGGATGAGACAGGAAAAGGAGCGGGCAAGAAACAAGTTTTTCAAAATGGTGGATGAGATACGAGAGACCACAAAAGACATACCGCTTGATGTGATAGAGACTGCCGTAGATGAGGCTATAAAGGCGGTAAGAAAAGAAGAGATAAACGCGGCTTAA
- a CDS encoding kinase — translation MVITRTPFRISFFGGGTDYPGWYKEHGGQVLSSTINRYCHITCRYLPPFFDYKYLLRYYLREETNNIADIKHNSVRECLNLVNLADGIELVHTGDVPAQSGIGSSSSFTVGLLHALYALKGEMITKRQLALRAIEVEQRLIGENVGSQDQVAAAFGGFNRIEFGGDREFFVTPVTINAQKLRYFQDCLMFFFTGISRNSTDIAGELIKNTPKKKTELGLMSEMVNEAMTILNGPIENYNDFGKLLNETWKLKRGLTSKVSSNQIDYIYEAALSAGALGGKLCGAGGGGFLFFFVPPEKQPMVREKLKDFLYVPIRFDTLGTHIILYSTQDVVF, via the coding sequence GTGGTAATAACACGAACACCGTTTAGAATCTCCTTTTTTGGCGGAGGGACCGACTACCCGGGCTGGTACAAAGAGCATGGCGGACAGGTGCTTAGTTCCACCATTAATCGTTACTGCCACATAACCTGCCGCTATTTACCCCCGTTTTTTGATTACAAGTACCTTCTTAGGTATTATCTAAGGGAGGAGACCAACAACATCGCAGACATAAAACATAACTCGGTGCGGGAATGCTTAAATCTTGTAAACCTTGCAGACGGCATAGAGTTGGTTCATACCGGCGATGTGCCGGCACAATCGGGAATAGGCTCAAGCTCTTCTTTTACGGTGGGGCTTCTGCACGCCCTATATGCGCTAAAGGGCGAGATGATTACAAAACGCCAGCTGGCACTGCGTGCAATAGAGGTGGAACAGCGCCTCATCGGAGAAAACGTCGGCTCACAGGATCAGGTGGCCGCAGCGTTTGGTGGATTTAACAGGATAGAGTTTGGCGGGGACCGGGAGTTTTTTGTTACCCCGGTTACGATTAATGCACAAAAGCTGCGATATTTTCAGGATTGTCTGATGTTTTTTTTCACGGGAATATCCAGAAACTCCACAGACATTGCCGGGGAGTTGATAAAAAACACCCCTAAAAAGAAAACCGAGCTGGGACTGATGTCTGAGATGGTCAATGAGGCAATGACTATCTTAAACGGGCCAATTGAAAACTACAACGACTTCGGTAAGCTCTTAAACGAAACGTGGAAACTCAAACGCGGACTGACCTCTAAGGTATCCAGCAACCAAATTGACTATATATACGAGGCGGCATTGTCTGCGGGCGCTCTTGGCGGCAAGCTTTGCGGAGCCGGCGGCGGGGGATTCCTGTTTTTCTTTGTCCCCCCTGAAAAGCAGCCTATGGTTAGAGAAAAGCTGAAGGATTTCTTATATGTCCCCATCCGGTTTGATACGCTGGGAACACATATCATCCTATACTCCACTCAGGATGTCGTTTTTTAA
- a CDS encoding NTP transferase domain-containing protein: MNADIVILCGGVGSRLTPLISDRPKPMADINGKPFLDLVINYYRSFGAWRFILCTGHMSDFIENYYKANTQDVEIVLSKENTPLGTAGGVKNAAKMIKSEPFFVINGDSFCKVDVSDFYAFHRRMSPSVSMAVTEVKDAHSYGSVIIDTSQRITGFMEKSEVSEKAYINAGIYLFNNTDVLNLIPSETKYSLEYDFFPKIAGSGAFYGYITNAPLFDIGTPERYERALRELKEIHLQMTQLRIKKF; the protein is encoded by the coding sequence GTGAACGCTGACATTGTAATCCTGTGCGGTGGGGTTGGCAGCCGTCTAACGCCCTTAATTTCTGACCGCCCAAAGCCCATGGCAGATATTAACGGAAAGCCGTTTCTTGACCTTGTCATCAATTATTATAGAAGTTTCGGAGCTTGGCGGTTTATTCTCTGTACAGGGCACATGTCGGATTTTATAGAAAACTATTACAAAGCGAATACTCAGGATGTTGAAATTGTGCTCTCAAAAGAGAACACGCCGCTTGGTACAGCTGGAGGCGTTAAAAACGCCGCTAAGATGATTAAATCGGAACCCTTCTTTGTAATAAACGGGGATTCGTTTTGTAAAGTTGACGTCTCTGACTTTTACGCATTCCATCGGCGAATGTCACCCTCAGTCTCTATGGCAGTTACAGAGGTTAAAGATGCGCATTCTTACGGCAGCGTCATTATAGATACCTCACAGAGGATAACCGGTTTTATGGAAAAATCGGAAGTATCTGAAAAAGCATATATCAACGCTGGAATCTATCTTTTTAATAACACCGATGTGCTTAATCTAATTCCTTCTGAGACAAAATATTCGCTTGAGTATGACTTTTTCCCTAAAATTGCCGGCTCAGGTGCCTTCTACGGATATATAACGAATGCGCCGCTGTTTGATATCGGTACTCCGGAAAGATATGAAAGAGCGCTCAGGGAGTTAAAAGAGATTCATCTGCAGATGACGCAGTTGCGGATAAAAAAGTTTTAA
- a CDS encoding DUF86 domain-containing protein: MTNPSPLPRLTDIVEAIERIYKALGNISTFDDFKTDWQLQWIVERGVEIVSEASRHLSVELKERHPDIPWPKVAGIGNIIRHDYENVSLPIMWRLLEEYLPALEKVCRHELEVEIARRKTQQ, from the coding sequence TTGACAAATCCCTCGCCGCTGCCGCGCCTTACGGATATTGTTGAGGCCATTGAGCGTATTTATAAAGCATTGGGGAATATTTCTACTTTCGATGATTTTAAAACCGATTGGCAGCTTCAATGGATTGTAGAGCGCGGCGTTGAGATTGTTTCAGAGGCAAGCCGTCATCTGTCTGTTGAGTTAAAAGAGCGGCACCCGGACATCCCGTGGCCTAAGGTGGCAGGTATCGGTAATATCATACGTCACGACTACGAAAACGTTTCTTTGCCCATCATGTGGAGGCTGTTAGAGGAATATCTTCCCGCTTTGGAAAAAGTCTGCCGCCATGAATTGGAAGTTGAAATAGCCCGGCGTAAAACGCAGCAATAA
- a CDS encoding DNA polymerase III subunit beta, protein MERSEAISLLKQHEEELKQLGVEHLYMFGSTARNEANDNSDVDLFFDYEQGKFGLFELMDVKERAADILGCKTDIMTRDSIHKTLREEIEAAALQVF, encoded by the coding sequence ATGGAACGCAGCGAGGCCATAAGCCTGTTAAAACAGCATGAGGAGGAGCTAAAGCAGCTTGGCGTGGAGCATCTTTACATGTTTGGTTCAACGGCTCGCAATGAGGCTAACGATAACTCCGATGTCGATCTGTTTTTTGACTATGAACAAGGAAAGTTCGGTCTTTTTGAACTTATGGATGTAAAGGAACGCGCTGCCGATATTCTTGGCTGCAAAACAGACATCATGACGCGCGACAGCATACATAAAACGCTTCGGGAGGAAATCGAGGCGGCAGCACTTCAGGTGTTTTAG
- a CDS encoding NAD-dependent epimerase/dehydratase family protein, with the protein MFYHNKIVLVTGGTGMVGLHIVEELLKAGARVRVPIHSRSLQIKHENIETLSADLMRPEDCLRVTEGVDYVVHAAGATAGAGVSALELMPLLLINTVLTSNMLEAAWRLKVKRFLVFSSSTGYPAFEHPVREDEMWLEPPHPSYMGYGWQRRYMEKLAEYVHDNSDTKIAIVRPTAVYGRWDNFSLKAGHVIPSLIARALENEDPFVVWGGGKECRDFLHISDFARGSLLVLEKHAVCDAINIGFGQSVTIEELVRVILDACGRSEVKIVFDSSKPTKIPYRAVSTEKAAALLGFKPQITLKEGIKDTVSWYNGCAII; encoded by the coding sequence ATGTTCTATCACAACAAAATCGTACTTGTAACCGGCGGAACCGGCATGGTGGGGCTGCACATTGTGGAGGAGTTATTAAAAGCCGGCGCCCGTGTCCGTGTCCCCATTCACAGCCGTTCACTTCAGATTAAACACGAAAACATAGAGACGCTCTCAGCCGATTTGATGAGACCGGAGGACTGCTTACGGGTAACCGAGGGTGTGGATTACGTGGTTCATGCGGCAGGGGCTACGGCAGGAGCCGGAGTGTCCGCACTTGAGCTTATGCCGCTTCTGCTTATCAACACCGTGCTGACCTCCAATATGCTTGAGGCTGCATGGCGGTTAAAGGTAAAGAGGTTTCTTGTGTTTAGCAGCTCTACGGGTTATCCGGCGTTTGAGCATCCGGTCAGGGAGGATGAGATGTGGTTAGAACCGCCTCATCCCTCATATATGGGTTATGGGTGGCAGCGGCGGTATATGGAAAAGCTTGCCGAATACGTCCATGACAACTCGGACACTAAAATAGCGATAGTGCGCCCAACGGCGGTCTATGGCAGGTGGGATAATTTCTCGCTTAAGGCCGGGCACGTTATCCCGTCTTTGATTGCCAGAGCATTAGAAAATGAAGACCCGTTTGTGGTGTGGGGTGGTGGCAAGGAGTGCCGCGATTTTCTTCACATTTCCGATTTTGCGCGGGGCTCCCTTTTGGTGCTTGAAAAACATGCGGTATGCGACGCTATAAACATAGGCTTTGGGCAGAGTGTAACAATTGAGGAGCTTGTACGTGTTATCCTTGATGCTTGTGGACGCTCAGAGGTTAAAATAGTGTTTGACTCATCAAAGCCCACAAAAATCCCCTACAGGGCGGTTAGTACGGAAAAAGCGGCTGCACTGCTTGGGTTTAAACCCCAAATTACTCTGAAAGAGGGCATAAAAGATACTGTTAGCTGGTACAATGGATGTGCTATAATATAA
- a CDS encoding GIY-YIG nuclease family protein, whose amino-acid sequence MKQYYVYIMANKKNGTLYVGVTSDLIKRVHEHQSDMSEGFTKKYKVHNLVYYEKSNYIDVAIEREKQIKKWKRQWKIELIEKYNPEWNDLSGFLLLQE is encoded by the coding sequence ATGAAGCAATATTATGTATATATAATGGCAAACAAGAAAAATGGGACGTTATACGTAGGTGTAACATCTGACTTAATAAAACGGGTTCACGAACATCAAAGTGATATGTCAGAAGGTTTTACTAAAAAATATAAAGTCCATAATCTTGTTTATTATGAGAAATCGAACTATATAGACGTCGCAATAGAAAGAGAAAAGCAGATTAAAAAGTGGAAACGACAATGGAAAATAGAACTTATTGAAAAATATAATCCAGAGTGGAATGATCTTTCTGGATTCCTGCTTTTGCAGGAATGA
- a CDS encoding transketolase gives MLKACRDIREHILRVSYGSNNGHIPSCFSIVETLYALYEFMNHRPKEPQWEARDIFILSKGHGSLGYYCVLAEFGYFDKEDVYSFGRYKATFGCHADRLKIPGVEASTGSLGHGIGLAVGMALAIKIKKEDRAVYTLIGDGESNEGSVWEAVLVAKSLNLNNLTIIYDNNMSHERGLQIHNPHKHFEGFGCDTYRCNGHDVNELKKLFAIKSDTVKVIVADTVKGCGCKTFTDNHYAWHRRSPKEQELEQLLKELHESAV, from the coding sequence ATGCTTAAAGCGTGTCGTGACATAAGAGAGCACATCCTGAGGGTGTCCTATGGAAGCAATAATGGTCACATCCCATCGTGCTTTTCAATAGTTGAGACGCTCTATGCGCTCTATGAGTTTATGAACCACCGTCCCAAAGAACCTCAGTGGGAGGCCCGCGATATTTTTATCCTAAGCAAAGGACACGGCTCACTGGGTTATTACTGTGTGCTTGCCGAGTTTGGATATTTTGACAAAGAGGACGTCTATTCTTTTGGCAGGTATAAGGCAACGTTTGGATGCCATGCCGATAGATTAAAGATTCCCGGCGTTGAGGCCTCCACAGGCTCACTGGGACACGGGATAGGGCTGGCGGTCGGTATGGCGCTTGCCATAAAGATTAAGAAAGAGGACAGAGCCGTTTACACTTTGATAGGCGACGGTGAGTCAAATGAGGGAAGCGTGTGGGAGGCCGTACTTGTCGCTAAAAGCCTAAATCTTAATAATTTAACAATAATCTACGACAACAACATGTCTCACGAAAGAGGGCTTCAGATTCATAACCCTCACAAACACTTTGAAGGGTTTGGCTGCGACACATACCGGTGCAATGGGCATGACGTCAATGAGCTTAAAAAGCTCTTTGCCATAAAAAGCGATACCGTGAAGGTGATTGTCGCTGACACGGTTAAAGGCTGCGGTTGTAAGACGTTTACCGATAACCACTACGCATGGCACAGAAGGTCCCCTAAAGAGCAGGAGCTTGAGCAGCTTTTAAAGGAGTTACATGAGAGCGCAGTTTAA
- a CDS encoding type II toxin-antitoxin system RelE/ParE family toxin codes for MAYNILWSAPALDALSAFDVKTKTKVMDKVEFYLADNPLRLSKPLKGFFSGLYRYRMGKIRIIFALNEKNNTLVVARIGIRKDVYEV; via the coding sequence TTGGCATATAACATACTCTGGAGTGCTCCGGCGTTGGATGCACTCTCAGCCTTTGACGTTAAGACTAAAACAAAGGTTATGGACAAAGTGGAGTTTTACTTGGCTGATAATCCGCTGCGATTGAGCAAACCTTTAAAGGGGTTTTTTAGCGGTCTTTATCGCTATCGTATGGGAAAAATTCGTATTATCTTTGCACTCAATGAAAAAAACAATACTCTTGTAGTCGCACGCATCGGCATTAGAAAGGATGTTTACGAGGTATAA
- a CDS encoding ribbon-helix-helix domain-containing protein — translation MAKTLSVRISDSVYDRLNMLSEKTMRPKSFYLNEMLQNYIDEFEDAYLAWETLNDANTQYYNSSEARKKLGI, via the coding sequence ATGGCTAAAACATTGAGCGTTCGCATTTCAGACAGCGTATATGACAGACTTAATATGCTTTCAGAAAAAACTATGAGGCCAAAAAGCTTTTATTTAAACGAAATGCTGCAAAACTATATTGATGAATTTGAAGACGCATATTTAGCGTGGGAGACTCTAAACGACGCCAACACTCAGTACTACAACTCCTCTGAGGCAAGGAAAAAACTTGGCATATAA
- a CDS encoding HAD-IIIC family phosphatase, which produces MTDITETIKALTYPFDTNYISRKKKAIKRELTDELQKRRLCGENIVSTKIAILGGSTTSEIKDVLELFLLKHSIEPLFYESEYNKYFEDIVFDNNVLMSFAPNIIYIHTTYRNITNLPEISDSADTVENKFRSEIERYKSLWQKAQETYRCIVIQNNFDYPPDRALGNLDCSNIHGTTHFIGRLNAAFADYAAAAKNFYINDINYLSASLGLNLWHDRAIWYAYKYALSYKAVPHLCHNAAAIIAAIYGKNKKCLVVDLDNTLWGGVIAEESIKIGTGDPQAEAFTEFQQYLRKLKSRGVLLAVCSKNDEHIALEGLNHRDSTLHPDDFVSIKANWQNKDVNIAEIAKELNIMQDSMVFLDDNPVERSIVASQLPAVEVPEALMSDVTGFIETIDRSCYFEVVTISEDDIKRSGFYRQTQSSQSLQSKFASYEEFLTSLEMTAEIAPISQSSHDRVVQLINKTNQFNLTTKRYTSAEVESISSKDSSYITLCGRLRDKFGDNGLVSVIIASVKDGGLFIDLWLMSCRVLKRNMEFAMFDALVEECKVRGIKHITGYYYRTNKNDMVSNHYELMGFERKDDAGTTWSFVIDDNYRRKNSIITTRERALPSPLNPLP; this is translated from the coding sequence ATGACTGATATAACCGAAACAATCAAAGCGCTGACATATCCATTTGATACAAACTATATCTCCCGAAAAAAGAAAGCAATAAAAAGAGAGCTTACGGATGAACTCCAAAAGCGCAGGCTTTGTGGGGAAAACATCGTTTCCACAAAGATTGCCATACTGGGCGGCTCTACCACTTCTGAAATAAAAGACGTCCTTGAATTGTTCCTGCTTAAGCACTCCATAGAACCACTCTTTTATGAATCTGAGTACAACAAGTATTTTGAAGATATTGTTTTTGATAACAATGTGCTTATGAGTTTTGCTCCCAATATCATATACATTCACACAACATATCGCAACATTACTAACCTGCCCGAAATTAGCGACTCCGCAGACACCGTGGAAAATAAGTTTCGCTCTGAAATAGAACGCTATAAATCCCTTTGGCAAAAAGCACAAGAGACTTACCGGTGTATCGTCATCCAAAACAATTTTGACTACCCCCCAGACAGAGCGCTTGGCAATCTTGACTGCTCCAACATTCACGGCACAACGCATTTTATTGGCAGACTTAATGCTGCCTTTGCCGATTATGCCGCAGCTGCTAAAAATTTCTACATTAACGACATTAACTATCTCTCGGCATCACTTGGTCTTAACCTGTGGCACGACAGAGCCATCTGGTATGCTTATAAGTATGCCCTCAGTTACAAGGCCGTCCCGCATCTGTGTCACAACGCAGCCGCAATTATCGCAGCCATATACGGCAAAAACAAAAAATGTCTTGTCGTTGATCTGGACAACACCCTGTGGGGCGGTGTGATTGCAGAGGAAAGCATAAAAATAGGAACCGGAGACCCTCAGGCTGAGGCATTTACCGAGTTTCAACAATATCTCAGAAAATTAAAATCCCGCGGAGTTCTGCTTGCCGTCTGCTCTAAAAATGATGAGCACATTGCCCTTGAAGGGCTAAATCATAGAGATAGCACGTTGCATCCCGATGATTTCGTTTCAATTAAAGCCAATTGGCAAAATAAAGACGTCAATATCGCAGAAATTGCAAAAGAGCTAAACATTATGCAAGACAGCATGGTTTTTCTTGACGACAACCCTGTAGAGCGCAGCATCGTTGCCTCACAGCTGCCTGCCGTTGAAGTGCCGGAGGCTTTAATGAGTGACGTGACAGGCTTTATAGAGACTATCGACCGCTCCTGCTATTTTGAAGTCGTCACCATATCGGAGGACGATATAAAGCGAAGCGGCTTCTATCGTCAAACACAAAGCTCTCAGTCTTTACAAAGCAAGTTTGCAAGTTACGAGGAGTTTTTAACATCTTTGGAGATGACCGCAGAGATTGCCCCTATTTCGCAAAGCTCTCATGACAGAGTTGTTCAGCTTATCAACAAGACCAATCAATTTAATCTGACAACGAAAAGATACACCTCGGCGGAGGTTGAGAGTATTTCTTCAAAAGACAGCAGCTACATAACCCTTTGTGGCAGATTACGGGACAAATTTGGCGACAATGGGCTGGTGTCGGTAATAATTGCCTCTGTCAAAGATGGTGGACTCTTTATAGACCTATGGCTAATGAGCTGCCGTGTGTTAAAGCGAAATATGGAATTTGCCATGTTTGACGCATTAGTAGAGGAATGTAAAGTGCGCGGCATAAAACACATCACCGGCTACTACTATCGGACAAATAAAAACGATATGGTCTCTAACCACTACGAGCTTATGGGATTTGAGCGTAAAGATGATGCAGGCACAACATGGAGCTTCGTTATTGATGACAATTACAGGAGAAAAAACAGTATAATTACTACAAGGGAAAGGGCGTTGCCCTCTCCCTTAAACCCTCTCCCATAA
- a CDS encoding acyl carrier protein, whose protein sequence is MTTIEQLQPIFKDVFDNESVVVTRQSSADDIDEWDSLNHVNLIIAIQEHFGIEFSLGDLDSLNNVGEMADLIEKLVKEKHG, encoded by the coding sequence ATGACTACAATAGAGCAGTTGCAACCCATATTCAAAGACGTTTTTGATAACGAATCTGTCGTTGTAACACGGCAAAGCAGTGCCGATGATATTGACGAATGGGATTCATTAAATCATGTTAATCTGATAATTGCCATTCAGGAGCACTTTGGTATAGAGTTTTCGCTTGGCGACCTGGACTCTCTCAACAACGTAGGGGAAATGGCCGACCTGATAGAGAAACTAGTTAAAGAAAAGCACGGTTGA